A single window of Bos javanicus breed banteng chromosome 19, ARS-OSU_banteng_1.0, whole genome shotgun sequence DNA harbors:
- the PLEKHH3 gene encoding pleckstrin homology domain-containing family H member 3 isoform X1, protein MPLPGGLWWLLCCRRGFTLLHRDYGDGELSGDGDEDEDEETFELRTPSPAGGGRGPLDVTLTQPMRSGPVSDRLQSWEETRSLIPEKGPSEDDPDVVVKGWLYREPRGGGARPWLPPRRAWFVLTRDSLDQFSSSGKGARRLGSLVLTSLCSVSGPERRPKETGLWSVTVSGRKHSVRLCSPRQSEAECWGVALREVIASKAPLETPTQLLLRDIQESRGDPEAVALIYRRNPILRHTSGALYAPLLPLPYGVTAPGPGYAPLREEAVRLFLALQALEGARRPGPLMQGVLQTCRDLPALRDELFLQLAKQTSGPAGPPGPPATQDPAALRYWQLLTCMSCTFRPGGAVRGHLLGHLERTEQALPDSELAEYARFIRRALGRTRGRELVPSLAEISALSRRQELLCTVHCPGAGACPVAIDSHTTAGEVARELVGRLGLTRSRNTFALYEQRGAQERALAGGTLVADVLTRFENLAAEEAGLEDPPDTGWRLCLRLHGPLHPEGLSPDGHELPFLFEQAHALLLRGRPPPPDDTLRALAALRLQSLHRDFPPRAPLPRLDRLLPTPARPREDPPRPVPRPPPSAALLAGAIWSPSLAKRRAERARHGGAGRTAGSVAREGGGGAGRAAAVLGGWKRLRGMGRAEAMAAYLALAAQCPGFGAARYDVLELSTEPGGGAPQKLCLGLGAKAMSLSRPGETEPIHSVSYGRVAACQLMGPHTLALRVGESQLLLQSPQVEEIVQLVNAYLANPSPERPSSSPPPCQDLPDTSPPSQHPGLDEPQGQSGCLGQLQD, encoded by the exons ATGCCTCTCCCCGGGggattgtggtggctcctctgcTGCCGTCGAGGCTTTACTCTTCTGCATCGGGACTACGGGGACGGCGAGCTTAGCGGGGACGGGGACGAAGACGAGGACGAGGAGACCTTTGAGCTACGGACCCCGAGTCCAGCGGGCGGCGGGAGG GGCCCCCTAGATGTGACGTTGACTCAGCCTATGAGGAGTGGGCCAGTCTCAGACAG GCTGCAAAGCTGGGAGGAGACGCGGAGCCTCATCCCGGAGAAGGGGCCGTCTGAAGATGACCCAGATGTCGTCGTGAAAG GTTGGCTGTACCGCGAGCCCCGAGGAGGAGGGGCGCGGCCCTGGTTGCCCCCGCGCCGAGCCTGGTTTGTGCTCACCCGGGACTCCCTGGACCAGTTCAGCAGCAGCGGGAAGGGGGCGAGGCGGCTCGGGAGCCTAGTGCTCACCAGCCTGTGCTCAGTGTCCGGCCCTGAGCGCAGGCCCAAGGAGACCG GTCTGTGGTCAGTGACCGTGAGTGGCCGGAAGCACAGCGTTCGGCTCTGCTCGCCTCGCCAGTCAGAGGCAGAGTGCTGGGGGGTGGCGCTGCGGGAAGTGATCGCCTCCAAGGCACCTCTGGAGACCCCCACCCAGCTGCTGCTCAGGGACATTCAG GAGAGTCGTGGGGATCCAGAAGCCGTGGCCCTTATTTACAGAAGAAACCCAATTCTGAGGCACACCAGTGGAGCCCTGTATGCCCCACTCCTGCCCCTGCCCTACGGAGTCACTGCCCCAG GTCCCGGCTATGCGCCCTTGCGCGAGGAGGCCGTGAGGCTGTTCCTGGCGCTGCAGGCCCTGGAGGGGGCGCGGCGCCCTGGGCCCCTGATGCAGGGTGTGCTCCAGACCTGCCGGGACCTGCCCGCGCTCCGAGACGAACTCTTCCTGCAGCTGGCTAAGCAGACCTCGGGCCCCGCGGGGCCCCCCGGGCCGCCAGCAACCCAAGACCCCGCGGCCCTGCGGTACTGGCAGCTCCTCACTTGCATGAGCTGCACCTTCCGGCCAGGGGGAGCCGTACGGGGACACCTCCTTGGGCATCTGGAGAG GACTGAGCAGGCGCTCCCGGACTCGGAACTGGCGGAATATGCGCGCTTCATACGGAGAGCGCTGGGCCGGACGCGCGGCCGGGAGCTGGTGCCATCGCTGGCCGAGATTTCCGCGCTGAGCCGACGGCAGGAGTTGTTGTGCACCGTGCACTGTCCGGGGGCTGGTGCCTGCCCTGTGGCCATAGACTCCCACACCACGGCGGGAGAG GTGGCTCGAGAGCTGGTGGGGCGGCTGGGCTTGACCCGGAGCCGTAATACATTCGCGCTGTACGAGCAACGAGGGGCGCAGGAACGAGCCCTGGCCGGGGGGACTCTCGTGGCCGACGTGCTCACCAGGTTTGAGAA CTTGGCGGCGGAGGAAGCCGGGCTGGAGGACCCTCCGGACACCGGTTGGAGACTATGTCTGCGTCTTCACGGACCTCTGCACCCTGAGGGGCTGTCCCCAGACGGTCACGAACTGCCCTTCCTCTTTGAGCAG GCTCACGCTCTGCTGCTGCGCGGCCGGCCGCCCCCGCCCGACGACACGCTGCGCGCCCTGGCGGCGCTGCGCCTGCAGAGCCTGCACCGGGACTTCCCCCCGCGGGCGCCCCTGCCGCGCCTGGACCGCTTGCTGCCCACCCCGGCCCGGCCGCGTGAAGACCCTCCCCGCCCGGTGCCCAGGCCTCCCCCCTCCGCCGCCCTGCTGGCCGGGGCGATCTGGAGCCCGAGCCTGGCCAAGAGGCGGGCGGAGCGGGCCCGGCACGGCGGGGCCGGCCGCACGGCTGGAAGCGTGGCCCGCGAGGGAGGAGGTGGCGCTGGCAGGGCGGCTGCTGTGCTGGGAGGCTGGAAGCGGCTACGGGGCATGGGCCGAGCTGAGGCCATGGCTGCCTACCTGGCTCTGGCGGCGCAGTGTCCAGGGTTCGGCGCTGCTCGGTATGACGTTCTGGAGCTGAGCACG gagcctggtgggggcgCTCCACAGAAGTTATGCCTGGGCCTGGGAGCCAAGGCCATGTCCCTCTCGCGGCCGGGTGAGACAGAGCCCATCCACAGCGTCAGCTATGGCCGTGTGGCCGCCTGCCAGCTAATGGGTCCCCACACCCTGGCCTTGAGGGTGGGAGAGAGCCAGCTCCTCCTGCAGAGTCCCCAG GTGGAAGAGATCGTGCAGCTGGTGAATGCCTACTTGGCCAACCCCTCCCCCGAGAGGCCCAGCAGCAGCCCTCCTCCATGCCAAGACCTGCCAGACACCTCCCCTCCCAGCCAGCACCCGGGCCTGGACGAGCCCCAGGGACAGTCGGGCTGTTTGGGGCAGCTGCAGGACTGA
- the PLEKHH3 gene encoding pleckstrin homology domain-containing family H member 3 isoform X3, whose protein sequence is MWRGRLGSSDAWVRSAPSSRAQGARARCRSSRRRDLGEGKQGPLDVTLTQPMRSGPVSDRLQSWEETRSLIPEKGPSEDDPDVVVKGWLYREPRGGGARPWLPPRRAWFVLTRDSLDQFSSSGKGARRLGSLVLTSLCSVSGPERRPKETGLWSVTVSGRKHSVRLCSPRQSEAECWGVALREVIASKAPLETPTQLLLRDIQESRGDPEAVALIYRRNPILRHTSGALYAPLLPLPYGVTAPGPGYAPLREEAVRLFLALQALEGARRPGPLMQGVLQTCRDLPALRDELFLQLAKQTSGPAGPPGPPATQDPAALRYWQLLTCMSCTFRPGGAVRGHLLGHLERTEQALPDSELAEYARFIRRALGRTRGRELVPSLAEISALSRRQELLCTVHCPGAGACPVAIDSHTTAGEVARELVGRLGLTRSRNTFALYEQRGAQERALAGGTLVADVLTRFENLAAEEAGLEDPPDTGWRLCLRLHGPLHPEGLSPDGHELPFLFEQAHALLLRGRPPPPDDTLRALAALRLQSLHRDFPPRAPLPRLDRLLPTPARPREDPPRPVPRPPPSAALLAGAIWSPSLAKRRAERARHGGAGRTAGSVAREGGGGAGRAAAVLGGWKRLRGMGRAEAMAAYLALAAQCPGFGAARYDVLELSTEPGGGAPQKLCLGLGAKAMSLSRPGETEPIHSVSYGRVAACQLMGPHTLALRVGESQLLLQSPQVEEIVQLVNAYLANPSPERPSSSPPPCQDLPDTSPPSQHPGLDEPQGQSGCLGQLQD, encoded by the exons ATGTGGCGAGGCCGGCTGGGCAGCTCGGACGCCTGGGTCCGCTCCGCTCCCAGTTCACGAGCGCAGGGAGCTAGGGCCAGATGCAGGAGTTCCCGCCGCAGGGACCTGGGCGAGGGGAAGCAG GGCCCCCTAGATGTGACGTTGACTCAGCCTATGAGGAGTGGGCCAGTCTCAGACAG GCTGCAAAGCTGGGAGGAGACGCGGAGCCTCATCCCGGAGAAGGGGCCGTCTGAAGATGACCCAGATGTCGTCGTGAAAG GTTGGCTGTACCGCGAGCCCCGAGGAGGAGGGGCGCGGCCCTGGTTGCCCCCGCGCCGAGCCTGGTTTGTGCTCACCCGGGACTCCCTGGACCAGTTCAGCAGCAGCGGGAAGGGGGCGAGGCGGCTCGGGAGCCTAGTGCTCACCAGCCTGTGCTCAGTGTCCGGCCCTGAGCGCAGGCCCAAGGAGACCG GTCTGTGGTCAGTGACCGTGAGTGGCCGGAAGCACAGCGTTCGGCTCTGCTCGCCTCGCCAGTCAGAGGCAGAGTGCTGGGGGGTGGCGCTGCGGGAAGTGATCGCCTCCAAGGCACCTCTGGAGACCCCCACCCAGCTGCTGCTCAGGGACATTCAG GAGAGTCGTGGGGATCCAGAAGCCGTGGCCCTTATTTACAGAAGAAACCCAATTCTGAGGCACACCAGTGGAGCCCTGTATGCCCCACTCCTGCCCCTGCCCTACGGAGTCACTGCCCCAG GTCCCGGCTATGCGCCCTTGCGCGAGGAGGCCGTGAGGCTGTTCCTGGCGCTGCAGGCCCTGGAGGGGGCGCGGCGCCCTGGGCCCCTGATGCAGGGTGTGCTCCAGACCTGCCGGGACCTGCCCGCGCTCCGAGACGAACTCTTCCTGCAGCTGGCTAAGCAGACCTCGGGCCCCGCGGGGCCCCCCGGGCCGCCAGCAACCCAAGACCCCGCGGCCCTGCGGTACTGGCAGCTCCTCACTTGCATGAGCTGCACCTTCCGGCCAGGGGGAGCCGTACGGGGACACCTCCTTGGGCATCTGGAGAG GACTGAGCAGGCGCTCCCGGACTCGGAACTGGCGGAATATGCGCGCTTCATACGGAGAGCGCTGGGCCGGACGCGCGGCCGGGAGCTGGTGCCATCGCTGGCCGAGATTTCCGCGCTGAGCCGACGGCAGGAGTTGTTGTGCACCGTGCACTGTCCGGGGGCTGGTGCCTGCCCTGTGGCCATAGACTCCCACACCACGGCGGGAGAG GTGGCTCGAGAGCTGGTGGGGCGGCTGGGCTTGACCCGGAGCCGTAATACATTCGCGCTGTACGAGCAACGAGGGGCGCAGGAACGAGCCCTGGCCGGGGGGACTCTCGTGGCCGACGTGCTCACCAGGTTTGAGAA CTTGGCGGCGGAGGAAGCCGGGCTGGAGGACCCTCCGGACACCGGTTGGAGACTATGTCTGCGTCTTCACGGACCTCTGCACCCTGAGGGGCTGTCCCCAGACGGTCACGAACTGCCCTTCCTCTTTGAGCAG GCTCACGCTCTGCTGCTGCGCGGCCGGCCGCCCCCGCCCGACGACACGCTGCGCGCCCTGGCGGCGCTGCGCCTGCAGAGCCTGCACCGGGACTTCCCCCCGCGGGCGCCCCTGCCGCGCCTGGACCGCTTGCTGCCCACCCCGGCCCGGCCGCGTGAAGACCCTCCCCGCCCGGTGCCCAGGCCTCCCCCCTCCGCCGCCCTGCTGGCCGGGGCGATCTGGAGCCCGAGCCTGGCCAAGAGGCGGGCGGAGCGGGCCCGGCACGGCGGGGCCGGCCGCACGGCTGGAAGCGTGGCCCGCGAGGGAGGAGGTGGCGCTGGCAGGGCGGCTGCTGTGCTGGGAGGCTGGAAGCGGCTACGGGGCATGGGCCGAGCTGAGGCCATGGCTGCCTACCTGGCTCTGGCGGCGCAGTGTCCAGGGTTCGGCGCTGCTCGGTATGACGTTCTGGAGCTGAGCACG gagcctggtgggggcgCTCCACAGAAGTTATGCCTGGGCCTGGGAGCCAAGGCCATGTCCCTCTCGCGGCCGGGTGAGACAGAGCCCATCCACAGCGTCAGCTATGGCCGTGTGGCCGCCTGCCAGCTAATGGGTCCCCACACCCTGGCCTTGAGGGTGGGAGAGAGCCAGCTCCTCCTGCAGAGTCCCCAG GTGGAAGAGATCGTGCAGCTGGTGAATGCCTACTTGGCCAACCCCTCCCCCGAGAGGCCCAGCAGCAGCCCTCCTCCATGCCAAGACCTGCCAGACACCTCCCCTCCCAGCCAGCACCCGGGCCTGGACGAGCCCCAGGGACAGTCGGGCTGTTTGGGGCAGCTGCAGGACTGA
- the PLEKHH3 gene encoding pleckstrin homology domain-containing family H member 3 isoform X5: MPLPGGLWWLLCCRRGFTLLHRDYGDGELSGDGDEDEDEETFELRTPSPAGGGRGPLDVTLTQPMRSGPVSDRLQSWEETRSLIPEKGPSEDDPDVVVKGWLYREPRGGGARPWLPPRRAWFVLTRDSLDQFSSSGKGARRLGSLVLTSLCSVSGPERRPKETGLWSVTVSGRKHSVRLCSPRQSEAECWGVALREVIASKAPLETPTQLLLRDIQESRGDPEAVALIYRRNPILRHTSGALYAPLLPLPYGVTAPGPGYAPLREEAVRLFLALQALEGARRPGPLMQGVLQTCRDLPALRDELFLQLAKQTSGPAGPPGPPATQDPAALRYWQLLTCMSCTFRPGGAVRGHLLGHLERTEQALPDSELAEYARFIRRALGRTRGRELVPSLAEISALSRRQELLCTVHCPGAGACPVAIDSHTTAGEVARELVGRLGLTRSRNTFALYEQRGAQERALAGGTLVADVLTRFENLAAEEAGLEDPPDTGWRLCLRLHGPLHPEGLSPDGHELPFLFEQEPGGGAPQKLCLGLGAKAMSLSRPGETEPIHSVSYGRVAACQLMGPHTLALRVGESQLLLQSPQVEEIVQLVNAYLANPSPERPSSSPPPCQDLPDTSPPSQHPGLDEPQGQSGCLGQLQD, from the exons ATGCCTCTCCCCGGGggattgtggtggctcctctgcTGCCGTCGAGGCTTTACTCTTCTGCATCGGGACTACGGGGACGGCGAGCTTAGCGGGGACGGGGACGAAGACGAGGACGAGGAGACCTTTGAGCTACGGACCCCGAGTCCAGCGGGCGGCGGGAGG GGCCCCCTAGATGTGACGTTGACTCAGCCTATGAGGAGTGGGCCAGTCTCAGACAG GCTGCAAAGCTGGGAGGAGACGCGGAGCCTCATCCCGGAGAAGGGGCCGTCTGAAGATGACCCAGATGTCGTCGTGAAAG GTTGGCTGTACCGCGAGCCCCGAGGAGGAGGGGCGCGGCCCTGGTTGCCCCCGCGCCGAGCCTGGTTTGTGCTCACCCGGGACTCCCTGGACCAGTTCAGCAGCAGCGGGAAGGGGGCGAGGCGGCTCGGGAGCCTAGTGCTCACCAGCCTGTGCTCAGTGTCCGGCCCTGAGCGCAGGCCCAAGGAGACCG GTCTGTGGTCAGTGACCGTGAGTGGCCGGAAGCACAGCGTTCGGCTCTGCTCGCCTCGCCAGTCAGAGGCAGAGTGCTGGGGGGTGGCGCTGCGGGAAGTGATCGCCTCCAAGGCACCTCTGGAGACCCCCACCCAGCTGCTGCTCAGGGACATTCAG GAGAGTCGTGGGGATCCAGAAGCCGTGGCCCTTATTTACAGAAGAAACCCAATTCTGAGGCACACCAGTGGAGCCCTGTATGCCCCACTCCTGCCCCTGCCCTACGGAGTCACTGCCCCAG GTCCCGGCTATGCGCCCTTGCGCGAGGAGGCCGTGAGGCTGTTCCTGGCGCTGCAGGCCCTGGAGGGGGCGCGGCGCCCTGGGCCCCTGATGCAGGGTGTGCTCCAGACCTGCCGGGACCTGCCCGCGCTCCGAGACGAACTCTTCCTGCAGCTGGCTAAGCAGACCTCGGGCCCCGCGGGGCCCCCCGGGCCGCCAGCAACCCAAGACCCCGCGGCCCTGCGGTACTGGCAGCTCCTCACTTGCATGAGCTGCACCTTCCGGCCAGGGGGAGCCGTACGGGGACACCTCCTTGGGCATCTGGAGAG GACTGAGCAGGCGCTCCCGGACTCGGAACTGGCGGAATATGCGCGCTTCATACGGAGAGCGCTGGGCCGGACGCGCGGCCGGGAGCTGGTGCCATCGCTGGCCGAGATTTCCGCGCTGAGCCGACGGCAGGAGTTGTTGTGCACCGTGCACTGTCCGGGGGCTGGTGCCTGCCCTGTGGCCATAGACTCCCACACCACGGCGGGAGAG GTGGCTCGAGAGCTGGTGGGGCGGCTGGGCTTGACCCGGAGCCGTAATACATTCGCGCTGTACGAGCAACGAGGGGCGCAGGAACGAGCCCTGGCCGGGGGGACTCTCGTGGCCGACGTGCTCACCAGGTTTGAGAA CTTGGCGGCGGAGGAAGCCGGGCTGGAGGACCCTCCGGACACCGGTTGGAGACTATGTCTGCGTCTTCACGGACCTCTGCACCCTGAGGGGCTGTCCCCAGACGGTCACGAACTGCCCTTCCTCTTTGAGCAG gagcctggtgggggcgCTCCACAGAAGTTATGCCTGGGCCTGGGAGCCAAGGCCATGTCCCTCTCGCGGCCGGGTGAGACAGAGCCCATCCACAGCGTCAGCTATGGCCGTGTGGCCGCCTGCCAGCTAATGGGTCCCCACACCCTGGCCTTGAGGGTGGGAGAGAGCCAGCTCCTCCTGCAGAGTCCCCAG GTGGAAGAGATCGTGCAGCTGGTGAATGCCTACTTGGCCAACCCCTCCCCCGAGAGGCCCAGCAGCAGCCCTCCTCCATGCCAAGACCTGCCAGACACCTCCCCTCCCAGCCAGCACCCGGGCCTGGACGAGCCCCAGGGACAGTCGGGCTGTTTGGGGCAGCTGCAGGACTGA
- the PLEKHH3 gene encoding pleckstrin homology domain-containing family H member 3 isoform X2 — protein sequence MPLPGGLWWLLCCRRGFTLLHRDYGDGELSGDGDEDEDEETFELRTPSPAGGGRGPLDVTLTQPMRSGPVSDRLQSWEETRSLIPEKGPSEDDPDVVVKGWLYREPRGGGARPWLPPRRAWFVLTRDSLDQFSSSGKGARRLGSLVLTSLCSVSGPERRPKETGLWSVTVSGRKHSVRLCSPRQSEAECWGVALREVIASKAPLETPTQLLLRDIQESRGDPEAVALIYRRNPILRHTSGALYAPLLPLPYGVTAPGPGYAPLREEAVRLFLALQALEGARRPGPLMQGVLQTCRDLPALRDELFLQLAKQTSGPAGPPGPPATQDPAALRYWQLLTCMSCTFRPGGAVRGHLLGHLERTEQALPDSELAEYARFIRRALGRTRGRELVPSLAEISALSRRQELLCTVHCPGAGACPVAIDSHTTAGEVARELVGRLGLTRSRNTFALYEQRGAQERALAGGTLVADVLTSLAAEEAGLEDPPDTGWRLCLRLHGPLHPEGLSPDGHELPFLFEQAHALLLRGRPPPPDDTLRALAALRLQSLHRDFPPRAPLPRLDRLLPTPARPREDPPRPVPRPPPSAALLAGAIWSPSLAKRRAERARHGGAGRTAGSVAREGGGGAGRAAAVLGGWKRLRGMGRAEAMAAYLALAAQCPGFGAARYDVLELSTEPGGGAPQKLCLGLGAKAMSLSRPGETEPIHSVSYGRVAACQLMGPHTLALRVGESQLLLQSPQVEEIVQLVNAYLANPSPERPSSSPPPCQDLPDTSPPSQHPGLDEPQGQSGCLGQLQD from the exons ATGCCTCTCCCCGGGggattgtggtggctcctctgcTGCCGTCGAGGCTTTACTCTTCTGCATCGGGACTACGGGGACGGCGAGCTTAGCGGGGACGGGGACGAAGACGAGGACGAGGAGACCTTTGAGCTACGGACCCCGAGTCCAGCGGGCGGCGGGAGG GGCCCCCTAGATGTGACGTTGACTCAGCCTATGAGGAGTGGGCCAGTCTCAGACAG GCTGCAAAGCTGGGAGGAGACGCGGAGCCTCATCCCGGAGAAGGGGCCGTCTGAAGATGACCCAGATGTCGTCGTGAAAG GTTGGCTGTACCGCGAGCCCCGAGGAGGAGGGGCGCGGCCCTGGTTGCCCCCGCGCCGAGCCTGGTTTGTGCTCACCCGGGACTCCCTGGACCAGTTCAGCAGCAGCGGGAAGGGGGCGAGGCGGCTCGGGAGCCTAGTGCTCACCAGCCTGTGCTCAGTGTCCGGCCCTGAGCGCAGGCCCAAGGAGACCG GTCTGTGGTCAGTGACCGTGAGTGGCCGGAAGCACAGCGTTCGGCTCTGCTCGCCTCGCCAGTCAGAGGCAGAGTGCTGGGGGGTGGCGCTGCGGGAAGTGATCGCCTCCAAGGCACCTCTGGAGACCCCCACCCAGCTGCTGCTCAGGGACATTCAG GAGAGTCGTGGGGATCCAGAAGCCGTGGCCCTTATTTACAGAAGAAACCCAATTCTGAGGCACACCAGTGGAGCCCTGTATGCCCCACTCCTGCCCCTGCCCTACGGAGTCACTGCCCCAG GTCCCGGCTATGCGCCCTTGCGCGAGGAGGCCGTGAGGCTGTTCCTGGCGCTGCAGGCCCTGGAGGGGGCGCGGCGCCCTGGGCCCCTGATGCAGGGTGTGCTCCAGACCTGCCGGGACCTGCCCGCGCTCCGAGACGAACTCTTCCTGCAGCTGGCTAAGCAGACCTCGGGCCCCGCGGGGCCCCCCGGGCCGCCAGCAACCCAAGACCCCGCGGCCCTGCGGTACTGGCAGCTCCTCACTTGCATGAGCTGCACCTTCCGGCCAGGGGGAGCCGTACGGGGACACCTCCTTGGGCATCTGGAGAG GACTGAGCAGGCGCTCCCGGACTCGGAACTGGCGGAATATGCGCGCTTCATACGGAGAGCGCTGGGCCGGACGCGCGGCCGGGAGCTGGTGCCATCGCTGGCCGAGATTTCCGCGCTGAGCCGACGGCAGGAGTTGTTGTGCACCGTGCACTGTCCGGGGGCTGGTGCCTGCCCTGTGGCCATAGACTCCCACACCACGGCGGGAGAG GTGGCTCGAGAGCTGGTGGGGCGGCTGGGCTTGACCCGGAGCCGTAATACATTCGCGCTGTACGAGCAACGAGGGGCGCAGGAACGAGCCCTGGCCGGGGGGACTCTCGTGGCCGACGTGCTCACCAG CTTGGCGGCGGAGGAAGCCGGGCTGGAGGACCCTCCGGACACCGGTTGGAGACTATGTCTGCGTCTTCACGGACCTCTGCACCCTGAGGGGCTGTCCCCAGACGGTCACGAACTGCCCTTCCTCTTTGAGCAG GCTCACGCTCTGCTGCTGCGCGGCCGGCCGCCCCCGCCCGACGACACGCTGCGCGCCCTGGCGGCGCTGCGCCTGCAGAGCCTGCACCGGGACTTCCCCCCGCGGGCGCCCCTGCCGCGCCTGGACCGCTTGCTGCCCACCCCGGCCCGGCCGCGTGAAGACCCTCCCCGCCCGGTGCCCAGGCCTCCCCCCTCCGCCGCCCTGCTGGCCGGGGCGATCTGGAGCCCGAGCCTGGCCAAGAGGCGGGCGGAGCGGGCCCGGCACGGCGGGGCCGGCCGCACGGCTGGAAGCGTGGCCCGCGAGGGAGGAGGTGGCGCTGGCAGGGCGGCTGCTGTGCTGGGAGGCTGGAAGCGGCTACGGGGCATGGGCCGAGCTGAGGCCATGGCTGCCTACCTGGCTCTGGCGGCGCAGTGTCCAGGGTTCGGCGCTGCTCGGTATGACGTTCTGGAGCTGAGCACG gagcctggtgggggcgCTCCACAGAAGTTATGCCTGGGCCTGGGAGCCAAGGCCATGTCCCTCTCGCGGCCGGGTGAGACAGAGCCCATCCACAGCGTCAGCTATGGCCGTGTGGCCGCCTGCCAGCTAATGGGTCCCCACACCCTGGCCTTGAGGGTGGGAGAGAGCCAGCTCCTCCTGCAGAGTCCCCAG GTGGAAGAGATCGTGCAGCTGGTGAATGCCTACTTGGCCAACCCCTCCCCCGAGAGGCCCAGCAGCAGCCCTCCTCCATGCCAAGACCTGCCAGACACCTCCCCTCCCAGCCAGCACCCGGGCCTGGACGAGCCCCAGGGACAGTCGGGCTGTTTGGGGCAGCTGCAGGACTGA